Proteins from a genomic interval of Euwallacea fornicatus isolate EFF26 chromosome 1, ASM4011564v1, whole genome shotgun sequence:
- the LOC136338928 gene encoding 26S proteasome non-ATPase regulatory subunit 8-like, with protein sequence MSKVNEITTLYKQLKSEWTSSHKNLSKCENLLSDLKLELTSLSFLPTSNVTASKQELLLARDVLEIGVQWAIEANNIPAFERYMAQLKCYYFDYQSFLEESAYKYQLLGLNLLFLLSQNRVAEFHTELELLPSEHIQNDVYIRHPLSIEQYLMEGSYNKIFLAKGNVPAKSYNFFMDILLDTIRGEIATCLESAFEKISAKDAARMLYLQSKEPLRALAAKRKWKLGKDNFFHFTPEVKKTHEPIPSVELAEQAIEYAKELEMIV encoded by the exons ATGTCCAAAGTAAACGAAATTACAACCCTCTACAAACAACTAAAGTCAGAATGGACATCCTCTCACAAGAATTTAAGCAAATGTGAAAATCTTCTTTCAGATTTAAAG CTAGAGCTTACGAGCCTTAGCTTTCTCCCTACCTCAAACGTAACTGCTTCAAAACAAGAGTTACTACTTGCCAGGGATGTTTTAGAAATTGGGGTACAGTGGGCTATTGAAGCCAACAATATACCCGCATTTGAAAG ATATATGGCCCAACTGAAATGTTACTACTTTGATTACCAATCCTTCTTGGAAGAGTCTGCTTATAAGTATCAATTACTTGGTCTCAATCTGCTGTTTTTATTATCACAAAATAGAGTTGCGGAGTTTCATACTGAACTTGAATTACTCCCGTCTGAGCATATACAAAATGATGTGTATATCAGACACCCGTTAAGTATTGAACAGTATTTAATGGAAGGGAGTTACAATAAG atattctTGGCAAAGGGTAATGTACCAGCTAAAAGTTACAACTTCTTCATGGATATATTACTTGATACAATTAGAGGGGAAATTGCTACTTGCCTGGAAAGTgcatttgagaaaatttctGCTAAAGATGCTGCCCGAATGCTTTATTTACAGAGCAAGGAACCCTTAAGAGCTCTTGCTGCTAAG AGAAAATGGAAACTGGGAAAGGAtaatttcttccattttaCCCCTGAGGTGAAAAAGACTCATGAGCCTATTCCCTCTGTTGAGCTCGCAGAGCAAGCAATTGAATATGCTAAGGAGTTGGAGATGATTGTTTAG
- the LOC136341351 gene encoding uncharacterized protein has protein sequence MEEDMEEEQNLPRRSLRLALSELNEAESEPSTPNKNVNIEELLIIQRGPRRKPITWSPVEYDRIRLLRPPKEKTPEPTTQRKPDIHPRLRKRLIMSPEKNASQELGHFIAKKLKNLKNFEACMSKS, from the exons ATGGAAGAGGATATGGAGGAGGAACAAAATCTGCCTCGTAGATCCCTGAGGCTTGCGTTAAGCGAGTTAAATGAGGCTGAATCCGAGCCTAGTACcccaaataaaaatgtgaatattgAAGAACTGCTGATTATTCAAAGAGGACCTAGAAGGAAACCAATTACCTGGTCACCTGTTGAATACGACAG AATCAGACTTTTGAGACctccaaaagaaaaaactccTGAACCGACTACTCAACGAAAACCGGACATTCATCCAAGACTGAGAAAAAGACTGATTATGTCTCCAGAAAAGAATGCCTCTCAGGAACTTGGCCATTTCATTgccaaaaaactgaaaaatctgAAGAATTTTGAGGCTTGTATGAGCAAAAGTTAG
- the Son gene encoding protein Son, protein MGTAKQEVDPDFDEMSQLTDTNKTSSQILSELFGTFDAEPPLIIKKERKEKDTEAKKAKKSKKKHKHKEKKHKKKSKKKKHISSSSSSSTDGESEIDLAQLLIKQEKDKGDEKIKIEGTSLSLDIKLEINKEEQKTKLEKHSQDGSIDTKQKIHIKDIQFSSIKTERVKTEDGEISDSDEDSKKSKKHRHKNKSSKRKHSRDGSKSRGKLSKYEDLRYKIKEKLSPERRKRESHESDFSRTERKHRKRSISRDRFYEKHREKCKHQEYRKVRDKSRERAPFRDDGFYRSRGRSRSRSRERYHQDHKSIERKYDKNKSEPSSRIDKKKLLEIARRNAIQMMKSGSLPGALSLSSKAQEKMISAIKSGGKSIEELTDFCKSLSKKEELGELSSLSEHEESEGDQDTFHHPFKLKDRPTTITMNITNSVPLPTKSAQERTTELRQQFPVSSGQLHRVNEGWVPVSPSSSRAETPKVKTASIFSNTAPLAIEAPPPPAEPTPKLIPAPPNAPPGPQIFPKQLETPLNADISLIVTQRLTAMRKLQENPNDVQALGEMYKSNKEMESWAKSKQQFGTFTGSTGAQVLSQQELSSGYQAWAKKDQLQTAAPVTGGMGMHLLQKMGWRPGEGLGKEKTGALEPLLLEVKLDKKGLVANEEQQKSKKKVKGVQTVKTLQGKHPVSLLGEYASKRKLGAPQYLLDFECGPDHKKNFLFKVILDGVEYKPNVASANKKEAKATAATLALKSIGLMI, encoded by the coding sequence ATGGGGACCGCAAAACAAGAAGTGGACCcggattttgatgaaatgtCACAACTAACAGACACTAACAAAACCTCCAGTCAAATATTATCAGAACTTTTCGGCACCTTCGATGCAGAACCTCCCCTAATAATCAAAAAGGAGAGAAAGGAGAAAGATACTGAGGCAAAGAAAGCTAAGAAGAGCAAAAAGAAGCACaaacacaaagaaaaaaagcataaaaagAAAAGCAAGAAGAAGAAACATATTTCAAGTTCCTCTTCAAGCTCTACAGATGGAGAAAGTGAGATAGATTTGGCGCAACTGCTTATTAAACAGGAGAAAGATAAAggtgatgaaaaaattaaaattgagggAACTTCTCTGTCACTAGATATCAAACTGGAAATAAACAAGGAGGAACAGAAAACTAAATTGGAAAAACACTCTCAAGATGGAAGTATTGACACCAAAcagaaaattcatattaaagatattcagttttcttcaataaaaacaGAAAGAGTAAAGACTGAAGATGGAGAAATCTCAGATTCTGATGAAGACAGCAAGAAATCTAAGAAACACAGacataaaaacaaaagttCAAAAAGGAAACACTCCAGAGATGGAAGTAAAAGCCGaggaaaattgtcaaaatatgaagatctaagatataaaataaaggaGAAACTAAGTCCTGAACGAAGAAAACGTGAGAGTCATGAGAGTGATTTTTCTAGAACTGAAAGAAAACACAGAAAAAGGTCTATATCAAGAGATCGTTTTTATGAGAAACATAGAGAAAAATGCAAACACCAAGAATATAGAAAAGTTAGGGATAAAAGTAGAGAAAGAGCACCATTTAGAGATGATGGGTTTTATAGATCTAGAGGCAGGTCTAGATCTAGATCACGGGAGCGTTATCATCAAGACCACAAAtcaattgaaagaaaatatgataaaaacaaATCTGAACCATCATCAAGAATTGACAAAAAGAAACTTCTAGAAATTGCAAGGAGAAATGCAATTCAAATGATGAAATCTGGGAGTTTGCCAGGTGCTTTAAGTCTAAGTTCAAAAGCCCAAGAAAAGATGATATCTGCCATTAAATCGGGAGGCAAAAGTATAGAAGAGCTTACTGATTTTTGCAAATCTCTTTCAAAGAAAGAAGAGCTTGGTGAATTGTCCAGTTTATCAGAGCATGAAGAGAGTGAAGGTGATCAAGATACTTTTCATCACCCTTTCAAACTCAAAGACAGGCCCACTACAATAACAATGAATATTACCAACTCGGTTCCTTTACCCACGAAAAGTGCTCAAGAGAGAACTACAGAATTAAGGCAGCAATTCCCTGTTAGTAGTGGTCAACTACACCGTGTTAATGAGGGATGGGTACCTGTTTCCCCATCTTCAAGCAGAGCTGAAACACCTAAAGTAAAAACTGCAAGTATCTTTAGTAACACTGCTCCTTTAGCTATTGAAGCACCTCCCCCACCTGCAGAACCTACTCCCAAATTAATACCTGCTCCTCCCAATGCTCCTCCAGGACCTCAAATCTTCCCCAAGCAACTAGAAACACCACTCAATGCAGATATTAGTTTGATAGTAACTCAAAGATTGACAGCTATGAGAAAGCTGCAGGAAAACCCCAATGATGTGCAAGCTTTGGGCGAAATGTATAAATCTAATAAGGAAATGGAGAGCTGGGCAAAGAGCAAACAACAGTTTGGTACTTTCACTGGCTCCACAGGAGCCCAAGTGCTGTCTCAACAAGAGCTGTCTTCAGGCTATCAAGCATGGGCTAAAAAAGACCAACTTCAAACAGCAGCGCCAGTCACAGGAGGAATGGGAATGCacttattacaaaaaatgggCTGGAGACCTGGAGAAGGTCTAGGCAAGGAAAAAACTGGTGCTCTTGAACCTCTGCTGCTCGAAGTGAAATTAGATAAAAAAGGACTGGTGGCCAATGAAGAGCAGCAGAAATCCAAGAAGAAAGTAAAAGGTGTTCAAACAGTTAAAACTTTGCAAGGAAAACATCCAGTTTCATTGCTTGGAGAATATGCCTCCAAGCGGAAATTGGGGGCTCCTCAGTACCTTTTGGACTTTGAATGTGGCCCTGATCACAAGAAAAACTTCCTTTTTAAAGTGATTCTTGATGGGGTAGAGTACAAACCAAATGTTGCAAGTGCTAATAAGAAGGAGGCCAAAGCCACTGCTGCCACTTTGGCTTTAAAATCTATTGGGctgatgatttaa